In Thermus thermamylovorans, the following are encoded in one genomic region:
- a CDS encoding amino acid ABC transporter permease produces MRLLKALFGTPGNALVSLLLLAFLGWLGQALLLWGLRAEWRVVGENLPYFLVGQLPKDHLPRVVGFLGFLALAILGWLGGLRVVRVPRPRLLFLLGLLGSLLLLPWPPTLWGGLLLSFLLSGVAMLLAFPLGVALAFGRQARLPVLRFLAIAFIEGVRGVPLVSLLFLAFVTVPLFLPEGFRPPQVVRALVAFTLFAAAYLAENVRGGLQAVPKGQWEAAFSLGLTPFQAVRYVILPQALRAVVPALVGQYIALFKDTSLVALIGLLDLMGVARAVLANPQNVGLEREVYLFLALVYLVASGVFSYLGRLLERGLGLGVR; encoded by the coding sequence ATGAGGCTTCTCAAGGCCCTCTTCGGGACCCCGGGCAACGCCCTGGTCTCCCTCCTTCTCCTGGCCTTCCTGGGCTGGCTGGGCCAGGCCCTCCTCCTCTGGGGCCTCAGGGCGGAGTGGCGGGTGGTGGGGGAGAACCTCCCTTACTTCCTCGTGGGCCAGCTGCCCAAGGACCACCTGCCCCGGGTGGTGGGCTTCCTGGGATTCCTCGCCCTGGCCATTCTCGGGTGGCTCGGAGGCCTCCGGGTGGTCCGGGTTCCCAGGCCCCGCCTCCTCTTCCTGCTCGGCCTTCTGGGCAGCCTCCTCCTCCTGCCCTGGCCCCCCACCCTCTGGGGGGGCCTCCTCCTTTCCTTCCTGCTCTCCGGGGTGGCCATGCTCCTCGCCTTCCCCCTGGGGGTGGCCCTGGCCTTCGGGCGGCAGGCCCGGCTTCCCGTCCTGCGCTTCCTCGCCATCGCCTTCATAGAGGGAGTGCGCGGGGTTCCCCTGGTCTCCCTCCTCTTCCTGGCTTTCGTGACCGTGCCCCTCTTCCTGCCGGAGGGCTTTCGTCCTCCCCAGGTGGTGCGGGCCCTGGTGGCCTTCACCCTCTTCGCCGCCGCCTACCTGGCGGAGAACGTGCGGGGAGGGTTGCAGGCGGTGCCCAAGGGGCAGTGGGAGGCGGCCTTCAGCCTGGGGCTCACCCCTTTCCAAGCGGTGCGCTATGTCATCCTCCCCCAGGCCCTGAGGGCGGTGGTGCCGGCCCTGGTGGGTCAGTACATCGCCCTCTTCAAGGACACCTCCCTGGTGGCCCTCATCGGCCTCCTGGACCTCATGGGCGTGGCCCGGGCCGTCCTGGCCAACCCCCAGAACGTGGGCCTGGAACGGGAGGTCTACCTCTTCCTGGCCCTGGTCTACCTGGTGGCGAGCGGGGTATTCTCCTACCTGGGAAGGCTCCTGGAGCGG